A single window of Desulfovibrio desulfuricans DNA harbors:
- the fabF gene encoding beta-ketoacyl-ACP synthase II — translation MTRPRVVITGIGGVTPLANDIESTWKKLLAGESGIAPITLFDASAYDSRIAGEVKNFVAEDYMPMKQARRMDRFTQFAVASAKMLLEDSKYEITDANAYDTGVILGIGLGGLHTIETYHAKLLESGPHKISPFMIPMLISNMGPGQISIFTGAKGSNIVTTTACASAIHALGTAYSEMVLGRATAVISGGVEATVTPLGVAGFTALKALSTQFNDEPARASRPFDANRDGFVIGEGAGLLLLETLESAQARGAKIYAEMVGYGASGDAYHMTAPRDDGEGMARAMQNALREAGIDASAIGHINAHATSTMLNDSTETKAIKTVFGAHAKKVKISATKSMTGHLLGAAGGIESVFTALALHDEMLPGTINLENPDPACDLDYMADGSKHIACEYAMCNSFGFGGTNASVIFKKWQQ, via the coding sequence ATGACCCGTCCCCGCGTAGTAATCACCGGCATAGGCGGCGTTACGCCCCTCGCCAATGATATTGAGAGCACCTGGAAAAAACTGCTCGCAGGCGAGTCGGGCATCGCGCCCATCACGCTTTTTGACGCCTCCGCCTACGATTCCCGCATTGCCGGTGAAGTGAAAAACTTTGTCGCCGAAGACTATATGCCCATGAAGCAGGCTCGGCGCATGGATCGCTTTACCCAGTTTGCAGTGGCCTCTGCCAAGATGCTGCTTGAAGACTCCAAGTACGAAATCACCGATGCCAACGCCTACGATACGGGCGTGATCCTCGGTATCGGCCTGGGCGGTCTGCACACCATCGAAACATACCACGCCAAGCTGCTGGAATCCGGCCCCCACAAAATTTCGCCCTTCATGATCCCCATGCTGATTTCCAACATGGGGCCGGGACAGATTTCCATCTTCACCGGCGCCAAGGGCTCGAACATCGTCACCACCACGGCCTGCGCCTCTGCCATCCACGCTCTTGGCACCGCCTACAGCGAAATGGTTCTGGGCCGCGCGACCGCAGTTATTTCCGGCGGTGTTGAAGCTACGGTTACGCCTCTGGGCGTGGCCGGATTTACGGCTCTCAAGGCCCTTTCCACGCAGTTCAACGATGAACCTGCCCGCGCATCCCGCCCCTTTGACGCGAATCGCGATGGCTTTGTCATCGGCGAAGGCGCTGGCCTGCTGCTGCTGGAAACGCTGGAATCCGCGCAGGCGCGCGGCGCAAAAATTTATGCGGAAATGGTGGGTTACGGCGCGTCTGGCGATGCCTACCACATGACCGCCCCCCGCGACGACGGCGAAGGCATGGCCCGCGCCATGCAGAACGCCCTGCGCGAAGCTGGCATTGATGCTTCGGCCATTGGTCACATCAATGCCCACGCCACGTCCACCATGCTGAACGACAGCACGGAAACCAAGGCCATCAAGACCGTTTTTGGCGCGCATGCCAAGAAGGTCAAGATTTCGGCCACCAAATCCATGACCGGGCACCTGCTCGGCGCGGCTGGCGGCATTGAATCCGTCTTCACGGCCCTTGCCCTGCATGACGAAATGCTGCCCGGCACCATTAACCTTGAAAACCCCGATCCCGCATGTGATCTCGATTACATGGCCGACGGCTCCAAGCACATCGCCTGCGAATACGCCATGTGCAACTCCTTCGGCTTTGGCGGCACCAACGCCAGCGTGATCTTCAAGAAGTGGCAACAGTAG
- the acpP gene encoding acyl carrier protein → MSDVTEKVTKIIIDQLGVTAEEVKPEASFVEDLGADSLDLTELIMAMEEEFDIEIADDDAQKILKVQDAISYIENKQ, encoded by the coding sequence ATGTCTGACGTTACTGAAAAAGTTACAAAAATCATCATTGACCAACTCGGCGTGACCGCTGAAGAAGTGAAGCCCGAAGCTTCCTTCGTGGAAGACCTCGGCGCCGACTCCCTTGACCTGACCGAACTGATCATGGCCATGGAAGAAGAATTCGACATCGAAATCGCCGATGACGACGCCCAGAAGATCCTGAAAGTTCAGGATGCCATCAGCTACATCGAAAACAAGCAGTAA
- the fabG gene encoding 3-oxoacyl-[acyl-carrier-protein] reductase, with product MSTAQSSPAAGLPTALVTGGSRGIGRAIAQTLARDGFQVFLTYVSKPEEAEKVAADICAAGGKAQAFALDVSNSEAVATFFATQIKDKVDLAVLVNNAGITKDGVLIRMKDEDFDRVIAVNLRGAFVCTREAAKIMSKSRKGRIVNISSVVGQMGNAGQANYASAKAALLGLTKSCAKELAARQITVNAVTPGFIETDMTATLSDDVRASYTDSIPLRRMGSAEDVAEAVAFLASDKAAYITGQVLGVNGGMYC from the coding sequence ATGAGCACAGCGCAATCCTCCCCTGCAGCCGGACTGCCGACAGCCCTGGTTACCGGCGGTTCGCGCGGCATTGGCCGGGCCATTGCCCAAACCCTTGCCCGTGACGGCTTTCAGGTATTTCTCACCTACGTCAGCAAACCCGAAGAAGCGGAAAAAGTCGCTGCCGACATCTGCGCAGCTGGCGGCAAGGCCCAGGCCTTTGCGCTTGATGTCAGCAACAGCGAGGCTGTGGCCACTTTTTTCGCCACCCAGATCAAGGACAAGGTTGATCTTGCGGTGCTGGTCAATAATGCCGGCATCACCAAGGACGGCGTTCTTATACGCATGAAGGACGAAGACTTCGACCGCGTTATTGCCGTCAACCTTCGCGGCGCGTTCGTCTGCACGCGCGAAGCCGCAAAAATCATGAGCAAGTCCCGCAAGGGGCGCATCGTTAATATTTCTTCCGTGGTGGGGCAGATGGGCAACGCGGGGCAGGCCAACTACGCTTCGGCCAAAGCCGCCCTCTTGGGGCTTACCAAGTCCTGCGCCAAAGAACTGGCCGCCCGCCAGATTACGGTTAACGCCGTAACGCCGGGTTTTATCGAAACGGACATGACCGCGACACTCAGTGACGACGTGCGGGCGAGCTACACAGACAGCATCCCGCTCAGACGCATGGGCAGCGCCGAAGATGTGGCAGAGGCCGTGGCTTTTCTTGCCTCGGACAAAGCGGCCTACATCACCGGGCAGGTGCTGGGAGTGAACGGCGGCATGTACTGCTAG
- the ribH gene encoding 6,7-dimethyl-8-ribityllumazine synthase yields MSTVTTIAGQLDAKGLKIAIVATRFNDFIVDRLVGGAQDYLERHGLDTANITIVRIPGAFEMPLVCQKLVNSGKYDGVLALGAVIRGGTPHFDYVCAEASKGIAQAMMHSGVPIGFGLLTCDTIEQAIERAGSKGGNKGVEAAAAMLETIRVMEQL; encoded by the coding sequence ATGAGCACTGTTACCACCATCGCCGGACAGTTGGACGCCAAGGGTCTCAAGATCGCCATTGTGGCCACCCGGTTCAACGATTTTATCGTAGATCGCCTTGTGGGCGGCGCGCAGGATTATCTGGAACGTCACGGCCTTGATACCGCCAATATCACCATTGTGCGTATTCCCGGCGCATTCGAAATGCCGCTGGTCTGCCAGAAGCTGGTCAATTCCGGCAAGTATGACGGCGTGTTGGCGCTTGGCGCGGTTATTCGCGGCGGCACCCCCCACTTTGACTACGTGTGCGCCGAGGCCAGCAAGGGCATTGCCCAGGCCATGATGCACTCCGGCGTCCCCATCGGTTTTGGTCTGCTGACCTGCGACACCATTGAACAGGCCATTGAACGCGCCGGTTCCAAGGGCGGCAACAAGGGCGTGGAAGCTGCGGCAGCCATGCTGGAAACCATCCGCGTTATGGAGCAGTTGTAA
- the glyA gene encoding serine hydroxymethyltransferase, whose translation MDEILLQDPELARAITLESDRQMSKLELIASENFVSRAVREAQGSVLTHKYAEGYPGKRYYGGCEYVDMAETLAQDRAKQLFNCEYVNVQPHSGSQANMAAYLAFLKPGDTILGMNLSHGGHLTHGSPVNFSGRLFNIVSYGVQRETGRIDYDEVAALAREHKPNAIVAGASAYPRAIDFARFRQIADEVGAKLVVDMAHIAGLVAAGLHQSPLSYAHITTTTTHKTLRGPRGGMILSTEDMGKTLNSQIFPGIQGGPLMHVIAAKAVAFGEALRPAFKTYQQRVVTNAAVLAKYLMDAGYDLVSGGTDNHLMLVDLTNKDVTGKDAEHALDQAGITVNKNTVPFETRSPFVTSGVRLGTAALTTRGMKEDDMRTVGAFIVEAIEKREDAAALEKISKNVEEFARQFPLFAW comes from the coding sequence ATGGACGAAATCCTGCTGCAAGACCCGGAACTGGCGCGAGCCATCACGCTTGAATCCGACCGTCAGATGAGCAAACTTGAGCTCATCGCTTCTGAAAACTTTGTTTCCCGCGCCGTGCGCGAAGCGCAAGGCAGCGTACTTACCCACAAGTACGCCGAAGGCTATCCCGGCAAGCGCTACTACGGCGGCTGCGAATATGTGGATATGGCCGAAACCCTGGCTCAGGATCGCGCCAAGCAGCTTTTCAACTGCGAATACGTGAACGTGCAGCCGCACTCCGGCTCGCAGGCCAACATGGCCGCCTACCTCGCTTTTCTAAAGCCCGGCGACACCATTCTGGGCATGAACCTTTCGCACGGCGGGCACCTCACCCACGGCAGCCCGGTGAACTTTTCTGGCCGCCTGTTCAACATCGTTTCTTACGGCGTGCAGCGCGAGACGGGCCGCATAGACTATGACGAAGTCGCCGCCCTGGCCCGAGAGCACAAGCCCAACGCCATTGTTGCCGGTGCAAGCGCCTACCCCCGCGCCATCGACTTTGCCCGTTTCCGCCAGATCGCTGACGAAGTCGGCGCCAAGCTGGTGGTGGATATGGCGCACATCGCTGGCCTTGTGGCCGCCGGTCTGCACCAGAGCCCGCTTTCTTACGCACACATCACCACCACGACCACGCACAAAACCCTGCGCGGCCCCCGTGGCGGCATGATTCTTTCTACAGAAGACATGGGAAAAACCCTGAACAGCCAGATTTTCCCCGGCATTCAGGGCGGCCCCCTCATGCACGTCATTGCGGCCAAGGCCGTGGCTTTTGGCGAAGCCCTGCGCCCCGCGTTCAAAACGTACCAGCAGCGCGTGGTGACCAACGCCGCCGTGCTTGCCAAGTATCTTATGGATGCCGGGTACGACCTTGTCTCCGGCGGCACGGACAACCACCTGATGCTGGTTGACCTGACCAACAAGGACGTCACGGGCAAGGATGCGGAACACGCACTTGATCAGGCGGGCATCACCGTCAACAAGAACACTGTGCCCTTTGAAACCCGCTCGCCCTTTGTGACCTCGGGTGTGCGTCTTGGCACTGCGGCCCTGACCACGCGCGGCATGAAGGAAGACGACATGCGCACCGTGGGCGCATTCATCGTAGAGGCTATTGAAAAACGCGAGGACGCCGCCGCTCTTGAAAAGATCAGCAAGAACGTTGAAGAATTTGCTCGTCAGTTCCCGCTATTCGCCTGGTAA
- a CDS encoding YceD family protein yields MQNYRISLNDLSPEGKEFTLDDPAIWQEPMEEFHLECRVSKPLRARILVLPTDGGWLVRGTLEGEVVLPCSRCAEDSMVTIAARFEDFESLPGGSDDEDEEENYAPLPDMDGVTEGRIVFERNAPMLDLAAICWEELMLALPPTPLCRDNCKGLCAGCGVNLNEGMCACTEEEGDPRMAALRGLTLHKN; encoded by the coding sequence ATGCAGAACTATCGTATTTCTCTCAATGACCTTTCCCCCGAGGGCAAGGAATTTACTCTGGACGACCCCGCCATCTGGCAGGAACCCATGGAGGAATTCCACCTGGAGTGCCGCGTGAGCAAACCATTGCGCGCGCGCATTCTGGTTCTGCCCACGGACGGCGGCTGGCTTGTGCGCGGCACGCTTGAGGGAGAAGTTGTTCTGCCTTGCAGCCGTTGCGCGGAAGATTCCATGGTGACCATTGCCGCGCGCTTTGAAGATTTTGAGAGTCTTCCCGGCGGCAGCGATGATGAAGACGAAGAAGAAAATTACGCCCCCCTGCCCGATATGGATGGCGTGACCGAAGGCCGCATCGTGTTTGAGCGCAACGCCCCCATGCTTGATCTTGCCGCCATTTGCTGGGAAGAACTCATGCTGGCATTGCCCCCGACACCCCTTTGCCGCGATAACTGCAAGGGCCTGTGCGCCGGATGCGGGGTTAATCTTAATGAAGGCATGTGCGCCTGCACGGAAGAAGAAGGCGACCCCCGCATGGCGGCATTGCGCGGCCTCACTCTGCACAAAAACTAG
- a CDS encoding deoxycytidylate deaminase: MQRMPWPEYFMNITYLVSGRSTCTRRKVGAVAVKDKRILATGYNGAPAGVPHCLEVGCLRTQMGIPSGQRHEICRGLHAEQNVIIQAAVHGINISGAEIYCTTHPCVLCSKMLINCGIRHIYYAEYYPDELAEQMLKEAGVIMEKLDFAPPVISAQAGVDYHV; this comes from the coding sequence ATGCAGCGAATGCCGTGGCCGGAATATTTTATGAACATCACGTACCTGGTGAGCGGGCGTTCTACGTGTACGCGGCGCAAGGTGGGTGCGGTGGCGGTTAAGGACAAGCGCATTTTAGCCACGGGATACAACGGGGCTCCGGCGGGGGTTCCGCACTGTCTTGAGGTGGGGTGTCTGCGCACGCAGATGGGCATTCCTTCGGGGCAGAGGCATGAAATATGCCGGGGGCTGCATGCGGAGCAGAATGTCATTATTCAGGCTGCTGTGCATGGCATCAATATCAGTGGCGCAGAGATTTATTGCACGACGCACCCTTGCGTGCTGTGCAGCAAAATGTTGATAAATTGCGGCATACGCCACATTTATTATGCGGAATATTACCCTGACGAGCTTGCGGAGCAGATGCTCAAGGAAGCCGGGGTCATTATGGAAAAGCTGGATTTTGCACCGCCTGTTATCAGCGCCCAAGCCGGAGTAGACTACCATGTCTGA
- a CDS encoding riboflavin synthase translates to MFTGIIQGQGEVLALRDTGTERRFTLRPLFSLPSIVDGESIAVNGACLSVETHGEGVFTAYASTETLSRTTLGRLKTGDSVNMERALALGDRLGGHLVSGHVDCLATVRSVTGAGQSLCCRIAFPKEYGVEVIAKGSVALDGISLTINDCGPDFLEVNIIPDTQKRTTMRNWRPGTLVNMETDLIGKYVRSLLGAWAPGGKSAAEQTAAAQTSGLSREMLLRNGFI, encoded by the coding sequence ATGTTCACCGGCATTATCCAGGGCCAGGGCGAGGTTCTCGCCCTGCGCGACACCGGCACGGAACGCAGGTTCACCCTGCGCCCCCTGTTCAGTCTGCCCTCCATCGTCGATGGCGAATCCATTGCCGTCAACGGCGCATGCCTTTCGGTGGAAACCCACGGCGAGGGGGTGTTCACAGCCTATGCCTCCACAGAAACCCTCTCGCGCACCACGCTGGGCAGGCTCAAGACTGGCGACAGCGTGAACATGGAGCGGGCGCTGGCCCTGGGCGACCGGCTTGGCGGGCACCTGGTGAGCGGGCATGTGGATTGTCTTGCCACGGTGCGCAGCGTTACGGGCGCGGGGCAGTCCCTGTGTTGCCGTATTGCCTTTCCCAAGGAATATGGGGTGGAGGTCATTGCCAAGGGCTCTGTGGCCCTTGACGGCATCAGCCTTACCATCAATGATTGCGGGCCTGATTTTCTTGAGGTTAACATCATTCCCGATACCCAGAAGCGCACCACAATGCGCAACTGGCGGCCGGGAACTCTGGTGAATATGGAAACCGACCTCATTGGCAAATATGTGCGCAGCCTTTTGGGGGCCTGGGCTCCCGGCGGCAAGAGCGCGGCAGAGCAAACTGCCGCCGCGCAGACCAGCGGGTTGAGCCGCGAGATGCTCTTGCGCAACGGCTTTATCTGA
- the ribD gene encoding bifunctional diaminohydroxyphosphoribosylaminopyrimidine deaminase/5-amino-6-(5-phosphoribosylamino)uracil reductase RibD has protein sequence MSELDFVPFMREAIDLAEQGRWHACPNPTVGAVLVRDGQIVARGWHHAAGEDHAEVDCIKDAASHGVNPAECTLVVTLEPCCHQGKTPPCTEAIKAAGIKKVVVGLADVNPVACGGACQLRESGVEVIEGVCEQECRDLVADFLIWQQHKRPYVMLKMAATLDGRIATRKGQSKWISCDKSREEVQELRAGIGLCGGAILVGGGTFRTDNPQLTVRGENAGPQPLACVLTSRLPQPDADFHLLKDRPEQTVFMVSPAAAASTTAKALRDIGVRVLALGPGMHGGPDFPNLLRAVWEELHCPYMLCEGGGHLALSLLEAGLVDDFRLHLAPMILGDEDALPLFSGRAPLSLEEALRMRVSNTHLCGEDIHIHLRPLEAAKA, from the coding sequence ATGTCTGAACTGGATTTTGTTCCCTTTATGCGTGAAGCCATTGACCTTGCAGAACAAGGTCGGTGGCATGCCTGCCCCAACCCCACGGTGGGGGCGGTACTGGTGCGCGATGGGCAGATCGTGGCTCGGGGCTGGCACCACGCCGCCGGAGAGGATCATGCAGAAGTGGACTGCATCAAGGATGCGGCCTCGCACGGCGTAAATCCGGCGGAGTGCACTCTGGTTGTCACGCTTGAACCTTGCTGCCATCAGGGCAAAACGCCACCCTGCACCGAAGCCATCAAGGCTGCGGGCATCAAAAAGGTGGTCGTAGGCCTTGCGGACGTCAATCCTGTGGCCTGCGGCGGCGCTTGCCAGCTGCGCGAAAGCGGCGTTGAGGTGATTGAAGGCGTCTGCGAGCAGGAATGCCGCGATCTTGTGGCCGATTTTCTGATCTGGCAGCAGCACAAGCGCCCCTACGTAATGCTGAAAATGGCCGCCACCCTTGACGGACGCATCGCCACCCGCAAGGGCCAGTCCAAATGGATAAGCTGCGATAAATCCAGAGAAGAAGTGCAGGAACTGCGCGCGGGCATCGGCCTGTGCGGCGGCGCTATCCTTGTGGGCGGCGGCACCTTTCGCACTGACAATCCGCAGCTTACCGTGCGGGGCGAAAATGCCGGGCCGCAACCTCTGGCCTGCGTGCTTACCTCACGCCTGCCCCAGCCCGATGCGGATTTTCACCTGCTGAAAGACCGCCCGGAACAGACAGTTTTCATGGTTTCGCCCGCTGCGGCGGCCTCCACCACGGCCAAGGCCCTGCGCGACATCGGCGTGAGGGTTCTGGCGCTTGGCCCCGGCATGCACGGCGGGCCGGACTTTCCCAATCTGCTGCGTGCAGTGTGGGAAGAACTGCACTGCCCCTACATGCTTTGCGAAGGCGGCGGGCATCTGGCCCTGAGCCTGCTGGAAGCCGGCCTTGTGGACGACTTCCGCCTGCACCTCGCGCCCATGATTCTGGGCGACGAAGACGCCCTGCCGCTCTTTTCCGGCCGCGCGCCCCTGAGCCTGGAAGAAGCCCTGCGCATGCGCGTGAGCAATACGCACCTGTGCGGCGAAGACATTCACATTCACTTGCGGCCTCTTGAAGCCGCCAAGGCATAG
- a CDS encoding beta-ketoacyl-ACP synthase III translates to MNPLCHLLALSAYVPDTVLTNSDLAKVVDTNDEWIVSRTGIKQRHRLGDAENASDLGLKAARKALVEAGIDAGELTHIVGATCTPDVLSPSVACIIAGQLGAGKVMAFDISAACSGFLYGLSICRALLAQDPDAKILFVCTEALTRRVNWADRSTCVLFGDAATACIVSSASNNAMSCVEDVVCHSDGVQRDLIMVGGGTRCQYGLGQPVGEDFFITMQGRETYKHAVRNMVHVCEEVLARNGLSGADVDLLVPHQANMRIIEAVGSRLELTGDRVFTNVEKYGNTSSASIPLALSEARAQGRIRPGSRVLMTAFGAGLTWGAALLRF, encoded by the coding sequence ATGAATCCACTCTGTCATCTGCTCGCCTTGAGCGCCTATGTGCCGGATACGGTGCTGACCAATAGCGATCTCGCCAAGGTGGTGGACACCAATGACGAATGGATTGTTTCCCGCACAGGCATAAAACAGCGCCACAGGCTGGGCGATGCGGAAAACGCCTCGGATCTCGGCCTCAAGGCCGCCCGCAAGGCACTTGTGGAAGCCGGGATAGACGCAGGGGAGCTCACCCATATAGTTGGCGCAACCTGCACCCCTGACGTGCTCTCGCCCTCTGTGGCCTGCATCATTGCCGGGCAACTTGGCGCGGGCAAGGTCATGGCCTTTGATATCAGCGCGGCTTGCTCGGGCTTTCTGTACGGGCTTTCCATCTGCCGCGCCCTGCTGGCGCAGGATCCTGACGCCAAAATTCTTTTTGTCTGCACAGAGGCGCTTACCCGCCGCGTAAACTGGGCAGACCGTTCCACATGCGTGCTTTTTGGCGATGCGGCCACGGCCTGCATTGTGAGCAGCGCTTCCAACAACGCAATGTCTTGCGTTGAAGACGTGGTTTGCCACAGCGACGGCGTGCAACGCGACCTTATTATGGTCGGCGGCGGCACCCGCTGCCAGTACGGCCTTGGTCAACCTGTTGGTGAAGACTTTTTCATCACCATGCAGGGCCGCGAAACTTACAAGCATGCTGTGCGCAACATGGTGCACGTGTGCGAGGAAGTGCTTGCGCGCAACGGCCTTTCGGGCGCCGATGTGGACCTGCTGGTGCCGCATCAGGCAAACATGCGCATCATTGAAGCCGTGGGCAGCCGCCTTGAATTGACAGGCGATCGCGTGTTCACCAATGTGGAAAAATACGGCAACACATCTTCTGCCTCCATTCCCCTGGCACTGAGCGAAGCTCGTGCCCAAGGCCGCATCCGCCCCGGCAGCCGCGTTCTTATGACGGCTTTTGGCGCAGGCCTTACCTGGGGCGCCGCATTGTTACGCTTTTGA
- the rpmF gene encoding 50S ribosomal protein L32 has product MAVQQNKKSRSRKGMRRSHDRVAVPAVIYCSCGEPTVPHSVCPNCGTYKGRQVIAKSENE; this is encoded by the coding sequence ATGGCCGTTCAGCAAAACAAGAAATCCCGTTCCCGCAAGGGCATGCGCCGCTCCCATGATCGCGTGGCCGTGCCTGCCGTTATCTACTGCTCCTGCGGCGAGCCCACCGTTCCGCACAGCGTGTGCCCCAACTGCGGTACCTACAAAGGCCGCCAGGTGATCGCCAAAAGCGAAAACGAATAA
- the nusB gene encoding transcription antitermination factor NusB, with amino-acid sequence MAKGKSATRRGERELAFQVLYGLSFTPARDIDDLRRIFRISPDYLARWEGQEPPSHPSGFAWELVAGVWSKSDELDASISNFSRNWRVDRMGRVELTLLRLAVFEIMYRNDVPPKVAINEALELSRQFGEGNAKSFINGILDAVAKALETGGISRPAADPSTISE; translated from the coding sequence ATGGCAAAAGGCAAATCAGCCACCCGCCGTGGCGAACGCGAACTGGCCTTTCAGGTCCTGTACGGCCTTTCCTTCACCCCGGCCCGTGATATTGACGATCTGCGGCGCATCTTTCGCATTTCTCCGGACTATCTTGCCCGCTGGGAAGGTCAGGAACCGCCCAGCCATCCCTCGGGCTTTGCCTGGGAACTGGTGGCAGGCGTTTGGAGCAAGAGCGATGAGCTTGATGCGTCCATCAGCAATTTTTCGCGCAACTGGCGCGTAGACCGCATGGGCCGCGTGGAGCTGACCCTGCTGCGCCTTGCCGTTTTTGAGATCATGTACCGCAATGATGTGCCGCCCAAGGTTGCCATCAACGAGGCGCTGGAACTCAGCCGCCAGTTTGGCGAAGGCAACGCCAAGAGCTTTATCAACGGCATTCTTGATGCCGTGGCCAAGGCTCTGGAAACCGGCGGAATCTCCCGGCCCGCTGCCGATCCTTCAACCATATCCGAGTAA
- the plsX gene encoding phosphate acyltransferase PlsX — protein MNERPIIAVDAMGGDFGPSVVVPGAIEAARLYDLHVQLVGDTPKLEAELEKLDLTNVHFDIVHADDVVHMNEKPSDILRRKKNASIQVACRQVKDGAADAVVSAGHSGATVACGMFIMGRLPGVERPALATLLPTEKNPVVVLDVGANVDCRPYHLFQFGLMGDAFARDLLGYASPRVSILSIGEEEGKGNSQVKEAYDLLKMAQNLNFAGNAEGRDIFIGNIDVVVCDGFVGNVVVKMSEGLATSLVRMLKKVFTSGVLPAIGGMLAKGAFKRFASTIDYAEYGGAPLLGLQGLAIVCHGRSSAKAMTNAIKMSGTFVRKGTSSRLGEIILANEELTRFSRAI, from the coding sequence ATGAACGAACGCCCCATCATTGCCGTGGACGCCATGGGCGGGGACTTTGGCCCCTCTGTGGTTGTGCCGGGAGCTATAGAAGCTGCAAGGCTTTATGATCTGCATGTCCAGCTTGTGGGCGACACCCCCAAGCTGGAGGCCGAGCTCGAAAAGCTCGATCTTACCAATGTGCATTTCGACATAGTTCATGCCGATGATGTGGTGCATATGAACGAAAAGCCTTCGGACATCCTGCGCCGCAAGAAAAACGCGTCCATCCAGGTGGCCTGCCGTCAGGTCAAGGATGGCGCGGCGGATGCCGTTGTCAGCGCCGGACATTCCGGCGCTACGGTGGCTTGCGGCATGTTCATCATGGGGCGTTTGCCCGGGGTGGAGCGCCCTGCCCTTGCCACCTTGCTGCCCACGGAAAAAAATCCAGTGGTTGTGCTGGATGTGGGAGCAAATGTGGATTGCCGCCCCTATCATCTGTTCCAGTTTGGCCTCATGGGCGACGCGTTTGCCCGTGACCTGCTGGGCTATGCCTCCCCGCGTGTAAGCATCCTCAGCATTGGCGAAGAAGAGGGCAAGGGCAACAGTCAGGTCAAGGAAGCCTATGACCTGCTTAAAATGGCCCAGAACCTCAACTTTGCGGGCAATGCAGAAGGGCGCGACATCTTTATTGGCAATATCGACGTGGTTGTCTGCGATGGTTTTGTCGGTAACGTGGTCGTTAAAATGAGCGAAGGGCTGGCTACTTCTCTGGTGCGGATGCTCAAGAAGGTGTTTACGTCTGGCGTTTTGCCCGCCATTGGCGGCATGCTGGCCAAGGGCGCTTTCAAACGCTTTGCCAGCACCATTGACTATGCAGAATACGGCGGCGCGCCCCTGCTGGGCCTCCAGGGTCTGGCCATTGTCTGCCACGGGCGCTCCAGCGCCAAGGCCATGACAAACGCCATCAAGATGAGCGGAACCTTTGTGCGCAAGGGAACCAGCAGCCGCCTCGGTGAAATAATTCTTGCCAACGAGGAACTCACACGTTTCTCCCGCGCTATATAA